The genomic region CGCGGGCAGCGTTTTGAACAGCGCGGGTCTTGTCGATCCAACCCCTGAGGGGGCGTTGAACCCCGATGGTGTATTGGTCTTTGATGCGGCGCCCCCCGTTGCGGCAATCCCGCGCCCCGATGCCATCCTAGAGGCGGCCCGTGCAGCACGGCTTGAACAAATCGAAACATTGGCAGCCACACTGCCGCGCCTCAGACCTGAGAATTTCGCAGAAATCCTTGAGCGCCAGCAATTAAACGGCTTTACGCGCAGCGAATTAAGCAGCATCACGCCGCAACTGCGCCCTGCATCGCTTCAAGAAATTGCCGAAGCGGCCCGCGCCGCCGAGGCAGCAGCCCTCGCCGTCAGTGAAGGACGCAGCGCCAATCAGGCCTTGATCAGCAATTTGGCTGTCGCACGTTCGCTTTTGCCACAGGCCCGCCCCTCGGGCTTTGAGGCGGTGGTGGCCGCTGCAACACCTGCAAGCGCCGCTGCACCAAATGGTGTTGCTGCAGAGGCTGCGGCACAATCAGGCGCAGATGAGGAAATTGAGGCGGAAATTGCCGCCGTCAGCACCGACACCCCATCCGGCGAACGGGTGACCCGCGCCGCGACCAATCGCAATGCCATAAATTTGCGCGACACGAATTTGATTGGTGTCACTGGCCCTTCGAGCAGCCGCCGCGCCTTGGTGCGCCTGCCATCGGGTCGGTTTGTTACGGTCGAAGTTGGAGATCGTCTTGACGGGGGGCGGGTCGCCGCGATTGGCGATGACAGCCTTCAATACATCAAGGACGGCGAAAACATCACGCTAGAGGTGCCAAACGGCTAAATCAGGACAAGTGCTGCGAGGCCAAGAAAGGCGAAGAAGCCCACAACATCGGTGACCGTGGTCACGAATGTGCCAGAGGCGAGCGCAGGATCCGCGCCAAAGCGTTCTAACGCAACGGGGATCAATATCCCCGCCAATCCCGCCACAACAAGATTAACCACCATTGCGCCTGCAATCACGCCGCCCAAGAGAACGGAATCGAACCAAACATAACCCACAATGCCCATCACAAGGGCAAAGGCGAAACCGTTCAAAGCCCCCACGCCCGCCTCACGCATTACAACCCGCCACAGGTTGGCGGAGGTGAGGTCGCGTGTTGCAAGCCCACGCACAGCCAAGGCAAGGCTTTGCGTTCCGGCATTGCCGCCCATAGAGGCGACAATCGGCATCAACACGGCCAAGGCCACCAATTGCGCAATCACCGCTTCGAATTGTGCAATCACCACCGAGGCCAAAATCGCCGTGCCCAAATTGACAAACAACCAAGGAAAACGTTGACGCACAGTTTCAAAGGTCGTGTCGCTAAGGCTTTCATCCACGCCCAAACCTGCAAGGCGGCGCAAATCCTCTTCATTGACCTCATCAAGAACGCTCATCGCGTCATCAATGGTGATCACGCCCACCAATCGCCCATCATCATCGACAACGGGCGCAGAGATCAGGTGATACTGGTTAAAGGCGTAGGCGACATCATCCTCATCCTGCTTGGCAGGGATGGTGCGAAAGCTGTCTTCCAGAATGTCCTTCAATGATGTTGCCCGCGCACTCGACAACAACCGCCCAAGCGAGACATAACCCACAGGTTTCATCGCAGGGGTCACGAGGATGATGTGATAGAATTGTTCGGGCAATTCCGCTTTTTCGGAACGCAGATAGTCAATCATCTGCCCGACATTCCAATGTTCGGGCGCGCGCACCACCTCGCGCTGCATAAGACGCCCAGCAGACCCTTCTGGAAAACTCAGCGCCTGTTCAACCGCGACCCGATCCGCATCGTCAAGCGCGCCAAGAATGGCCCCTTGCTGATCTTCTTCTAGGTCTTCGACCAGATCAACAACATCATCCGAGTCCAACTCGCGCACAGCATCGGCCAGAACATCGCTTGGCAAAAGCGGCAAAATGTCTTCGCGGATTGACCAATCAAGTTCAGAGAGAACCTCACCATCAATCCCTCGCGACCAAAGCGCCAGAAGGGCTGCGCGCTCACCGCTGGAGATTTGTTCAAGAATATCAGCGATGTCAGCAGGGTGTAGCGGCTCCATCAACGCATCGATGGCGTCTACATCCTCGGCACTAACCGCACGCCGCAATTGCGCGCGCAAACTATCGTCCAACGCATAAGCGTCACGATCATCATCTAGATGGAGGTCTTGTTCGTCCAACATGATCCACCTCGCGCAACAAGATCAGGCGTTGCGCGGGGTATGACATTGCAAAGCCGATCTGAAAAGGTGGTTTTGCGAAAAATCCCAAAAGGGACAGTCAGCGCGGGGTTACAGCTCGGCGCGAATGGCCGCTGCAATATCCCCCACCACAGCCGCCATTAGCCCCTCATCCTCGGCTTCGGCCATAACGCGAATAAGGGGTTCTGTGCCTGATTTACGGATCAAAATACGCCCCGCCTGCCCCAATCGGGCTTCTGCCTCGGCGATGGCGGCCTTGACGGATGCTGCCTCTAACGGGGCTTTGTCGGGTGAAAAGCGCAGATTCTCTAACATCTGCGGAACGGGATCAAAGCTGCGGGCAAGCGCGCTTGCAGGTTTGTTCTGGCGCACCATTTCAGCCAAGAATTGCAAACCTGCCATCAACCCATCACCCGTGGTGGCATGGTCGCTCATGACGATATGGCCTGATTGCTCACCGCCAAGATTGTAGCCACCTGCGCGCATCGCCTCGACAACATAGCGATCCCCAACAGCCGTGCGGTGTAGGCCAATCCCGCGCCCGCCCAAAAACCGTTCCAATCCCAAATTTGACATCACAGTGCTCACCAATGCACCACCTTTGAGACGGTTCTCATCCGCCCATCGCGCCGCCAACAGCGCCATGATCTGATCCCCATCCGCAACTTGGCCCGCCTCATCAATGATCACAATGCGATCAGCATCGCCATCAAGGCACAAGGCCACATCGGCCCCTGTTTCCTTGATCTTGGCAATCGCGGCTTGCGGCTTTGTTGACCCGACATTTTCGTTGATATTGAACCCATCAGGGCTCACGCCAATCGCCACGACTTCGGCGCCCAATTCCCAAAGCACTTCGGGGGCGGCGCGATATGCGGCACCATTGGCGCAGTCGATGACAACCTTCAAACCTTCAAGGCTTAGACCGTGGGGGAATGTGCCTTTGACGCGTTCGACATAGCGGAAACGACCATCATCAATGCGCCGCGCGCGCCCGATATTGCCCGCTTGTGCAGGTTGAATATCCCCAAACACAAGGGCTTCGATCTCGGCCTCTGCCTCGTCTGACAGTTTGAATCCATCAGGGCCAAAAAACTTAATCCCATTATCTGAGGCGGGGTTGTGGCTTGCGGATATCATCACACCAACATCCGCCCGCATGGAGGGGGTCAAAAGGCCCACAGCAGGGGTTGGCACAGGCCCCAGCAACAGAACATCCATGCCCGTGGAGGTGAAGCCCGCCGTCAGCGCATTTTCCAACATATAGCCCGACAGGCGCGTGTCTTTCCCGATCACAACACGATGGCCGCGCTCCATATCGCGGCGGAAATAGCGCCCCGCCGCCGCCCCCAATTTCAGCGCCATATCGGCGGTCATGGGATAGCTGTTTGCCTGACCCCGCACCCCATCTGTGCCAAATAATTTTCGTGCCATTTTATTACCCCTCCCCAAGGGTCAAACCGCTTGCTGCCATATAGGCAGAAATCATCGCTTGATGCACGGCTATATCATGGACACGCAGCATCTGAACCCCCTGCGATATGGCCCATAGGCCGATTGCCGCCGATGCGGCATCACGCTGATCTGCCTGTTTGATCCCCGTCACATGGCCCACAAACCCTTTGCGCGATACGCCCAAAAGCAACCCACAGCCAAGCCCGTGGAACAGGCTGATGTCACGCAACAACGCGCGGGTTTGCGCAAAGGTCTTGCCAAAGCCCGCCCCAATATCAAGCAGGATTTGGTCATGCGTCAGCCCCACAGAAAGCGCCTGATCGCGCATCGCAGCAAGCCCATCGTAGATATCGAGAACGACATCTTGATAGGCATCGGGGGCCAAATCTTGCATGGTCTCAGGCGTGCCAAGCGAATGCATCAGGATCACGGGCGCGCGGCTCTCGCGCAGAACCTCAATCATATTTGTATCAAAGCGCAGCCCCGAAACATCGTTGATCACCTGCGCGCCCGCAGCAAGGCCCGCACGCGCCACATCGGCCTTGCGTGTGTCAAGCGAGATCACGCCAGAGCCGCGCAAGGCCTCCAGCGCAGGCATCAGGCGCGCGATTTCTTGTTGTTGCGGCACTTCTTTGGCGCCTGGCCGGGTGCTTTCTGCGCCCAAATCCAAAATATCTGCGCCTTCCGCCACAAGACGATGGGCTTGCTCCAGCGCGGCTTGGATGTCCTCATGCCGCCCGCCATCGGAAAAGCTGTCTGGGGTGAGGTTCAAAATCCCCATAAGGCTTGGGCGCCCCATAGGCACAGTCGCAAAATCACCACGCGCTGCCGTCAAAGGCGCGCGCCATGCCGCGGGCAAGTCTGCGGCGGGCAAAATCTCGCGCGCGCCCGTGCGGTTTAACCGCTCAACATGCGTGAAATGGCACCAACCCCCTGCAAGGGGCACGGCCTCAGGCCCGATCGCGGGGCCCGTAACGGGTATGGGGCGATAATAATCAGTCATAGGATTAGCCCTACCCTGTGGCTCAGCGTCCATCAAGGTCACCGCCCAGATTAGAGATCAGGCATCACGTCAAACGGCCATGCCTGCACTGGGATAGACGATTTCAACGGCGGGTGGCCGCCCAAATAAACAATACGCTGCGCCTCAAATTGCTCGGCCAACCACAGCGCCAATTGCTCCCCCGTCACTTTTGCCCCTTTGGGTGGTTCGGCACTGTCCAAAACCAGTTTTGAGGGGGCCCAAACCGAAATTTGCCCTTGCCGCATGGCCCAGTCTAATTCTGTGCGACTGTCCACCACCACACAGCGATCATCGCAAGAGGCCAAGACCCAAGCGTTCTTTTCCATATCCAACAGATCAATCCGCCGCTGCGGCAGGCCGTGGCGGGCTTGAGGCTGCGCCAAGCCCGTGCTGCCCACGCACAGAATGACAGGGGCACCTGCCTGCTCAAGGTGATCCAGAAGCTGCGCCAAATCAGGGCGCGCAATTGCATCATTGGCCAAATACACGATCAAAGGATGCGGGCCATCATCCGCAAGAAGACTAAGGCGCTGATTGGCCTCTGCTTCGCGCATAATCTCGACCCCCAAAACATAGGGCCCGCGATCCAATTTCTCAATTCGCACGAAACAGCGCGCAGCCAATGGGTGGCTCAAGACCCGCTCTGCAATTCGCACCGAGAGCGTTTCCAGCAAATTGACACGGCCCTGCGCAAGCTCGGCATCAATCGCCTCGACAATGCGGTCATAGGACAAAATGCGATCCACATCATCCTCGGCGCTTTCCGCCTGAGAGCGCACCTCTACGACCACATTAAAACGGATACGCTGCAAAATCCCGCGCTCGGCCTGAAAGGCGCCGATTTCAACATCCCGCTCATGATTGGACATCGAAATACGATCAAGCGGGGCATCTGTGGCGGTCGCCTTGGCCCGCTCGGACGGGTGGGCAAAAGCAAGTCGAATATCATCCGTCATAGGCGTAGGCTTTCGTGATCGTCTTTTTGCAGGTTGCATAGCCCAAAACACAGCAAAAGACAGGCGTCAAAACCGCCGCAACCCGCGCTATCAGCGACCCGTTCTTGCGCTGCGATTAATATTGCTGACGATAGAACAGATGCTGCCCAATCGTGGCAGTGCGCGGATAAACCCGCGCCCAGTCAGGATGGACATAATCCGCATGATAATGCGTAGCCCCCGAGGTGAGGGTGCGCGGCGCGCCATCCATCATCAAACGGGCGATGCGCGACAGGCGGTCCCATGTGGCACGATCCGTCACATTTTCGGGGATGCCATCACAGGCATAGGTGAATTGGCAGGCCAAGTGCCGATGTGCGTTTTGATAGACGACATCGCAAATGTTATCTGGATAATTGTCGTTATCCACGCGGTTCAAAATCACTTCGGCCACGGCATATTGACCGCGGATCGGCTCGCCGCGCGCCTCGAAATAAAGCGCCTCGGTGAGGCATCGATGCTGCGCGTTACTGCGTGGACGGGGCAAGGACATCAATTGGGCTTCGTTATAAATCTGACGCGGCGCCCCATTTCGACCAAAGGGGGAGCGCACAGCCGCACCCAAACGGGCAACTTGTGAGGGGCTGATGCCGCGCAACGCAGCGCGCTCATCAAACATCAAAGACGATAGGCGCAATTCCATCGAACCCGCTTGCGGCTGCGAAGATGACATAACAACGGGATAATCCCCATCATAGATTGAGGACGTTTCCGCCAAGGCGGCATGTGACATAAATAACAAGGAGGCCGCAATCGCAGCGCATGCCTGTTTGAAACCCATTACCTCTGCTCCTTGGGGTTGATCCCCAATGTCGCAATCCGTTGATCAGAATGCGACAGAGCCATTAGCACGGTTTTCTAAAACCGACAACTTGACCCGCGTTTTTGTGTTTGACGCGCAGCACACCGCATCATTTAGACGTAGGCCTTGGCAAATCAGATGGCAGACTCAACGCAATATCAACGCTTTGCGGGGAGAGTCTCATCCTCCAACACCCATTGTGCCGCCGACAGCTTGGCCAAGGGAACACGGAAAGGTGAACAAGACACATAGTCGAAACCAGCTATCCGCGAAAAGCGGATCGAATCTGGATCACCGCCATGCTCCCCACAGATGGAGAGGGTCACTTCGGGGCGGACAGCGCGCCCACGTTCTGCGCCGATGAGCAGCAATTCACCCACCCCTTCCGTGTCCAAGCGGGTGAACGGGTCTTCCACAAACACACCTTGCTGAACATAGGCCGACATAAAGCGCCCCGCATCATCGCGCGACAAACCATAGGTCATTTGGGTTAAGTCGTTGGTTCCAAATGACAAAAAGGACGACGATTCCGCGATCTCACCCGCCCGCAACGCTGCGCGCGGCGTCTCAACCATCACCCCAAGGCGATAGGTGAAACTTTTGCCGTTTTGCGCGGCAACGGCGGCGGCGACCGCATCCACCCGTGATTTTACCAACTCAACCTCGCGCTTGGCCGAAACAAGCGGGATCATGATTTCGGGAACAACGGGGTTTTTCCCCTCGCTTGCAGCAATGGTTGCCTCAAAAATCGCACGGGCCTGCATGTCATAAATCTCAGGCACGGTGATCCCAAGACGCACGCCGCGCATCCCCAGCATTGGGTTATATTCTTGCAACGATTCAATGCGCGCGGCCACGCGGCTTACGGGCAAATCCAACGCTTCGGCCAAGGCGCGAATGCCATCGCGATCTGAGGGCAAGAATTCGTGCAAAGGCGGATCAAACAGTCGGATACACACGGGCTTGCCCTGCATCCGTTTAAACAGCTCGGTGAAATCGCCCCGTTGCATCGGCAATAATCGATCCAAGGCTGCCGCGCGGTCACTTTCGGTTTCGGCAAAAATCATTTCGCGCATCAAAGTCA from Rhodobacterales bacterium HKCCA1288 harbors:
- the folP gene encoding dihydropteroate synthase, giving the protein MTDYYRPIPVTGPAIGPEAVPLAGGWCHFTHVERLNRTGAREILPAADLPAAWRAPLTAARGDFATVPMGRPSLMGILNLTPDSFSDGGRHEDIQAALEQAHRLVAEGADILDLGAESTRPGAKEVPQQQEIARLMPALEALRGSGVISLDTRKADVARAGLAAGAQVINDVSGLRFDTNMIEVLRESRAPVILMHSLGTPETMQDLAPDAYQDVVLDIYDGLAAMRDQALSVGLTHDQILLDIGAGFGKTFAQTRALLRDISLFHGLGCGLLLGVSRKGFVGHVTGIKQADQRDAASAAIGLWAISQGVQMLRVHDIAVHQAMISAYMAASGLTLGEG
- the mgtE gene encoding magnesium transporter, whose protein sequence is MLDEQDLHLDDDRDAYALDDSLRAQLRRAVSAEDVDAIDALMEPLHPADIADILEQISSGERAALLALWSRGIDGEVLSELDWSIREDILPLLPSDVLADAVRELDSDDVVDLVEDLEEDQQGAILGALDDADRVAVEQALSFPEGSAGRLMQREVVRAPEHWNVGQMIDYLRSEKAELPEQFYHIILVTPAMKPVGYVSLGRLLSSARATSLKDILEDSFRTIPAKQDEDDVAYAFNQYHLISAPVVDDDGRLVGVITIDDAMSVLDEVNEEDLRRLAGLGVDESLSDTTFETVRQRFPWLFVNLGTAILASVVIAQFEAVIAQLVALAVLMPIVASMGGNAGTQSLALAVRGLATRDLTSANLWRVVMREAGVGALNGFAFALVMGIVGYVWFDSVLLGGVIAGAMVVNLVVAGLAGILIPVALERFGADPALASGTFVTTVTDVVGFFAFLGLAALVLI
- a CDS encoding phosphoglucosamine mutase; its protein translation is MARKLFGTDGVRGQANSYPMTADMALKLGAAAGRYFRRDMERGHRVVIGKDTRLSGYMLENALTAGFTSTGMDVLLLGPVPTPAVGLLTPSMRADVGVMISASHNPASDNGIKFFGPDGFKLSDEAEAEIEALVFGDIQPAQAGNIGRARRIDDGRFRYVERVKGTFPHGLSLEGLKVVIDCANGAAYRAAPEVLWELGAEVVAIGVSPDGFNINENVGSTKPQAAIAKIKETGADVALCLDGDADRIVIIDEAGQVADGDQIMALLAARWADENRLKGGALVSTVMSNLGLERFLGGRGIGLHRTAVGDRYVVEAMRAGGYNLGGEQSGHIVMSDHATTGDGLMAGLQFLAEMVRQNKPASALARSFDPVPQMLENLRFSPDKAPLEAASVKAAIAEAEARLGQAGRILIRKSGTEPLIRVMAEAEDEGLMAAVVGDIAAAIRAEL
- a CDS encoding cell wall hydrolase, with translation MSSSQPQAGSMELRLSSLMFDERAALRGISPSQVARLGAAVRSPFGRNGAPRQIYNEAQLMSLPRPRSNAQHRCLTEALYFEARGEPIRGQYAVAEVILNRVDNDNYPDNICDVVYQNAHRHLACQFTYACDGIPENVTDRATWDRLSRIARLMMDGAPRTLTSGATHYHADYVHPDWARVYPRTATIGQHLFYRQQY
- a CDS encoding dihydroneopterin aldolase, with amino-acid sequence MTDDIRLAFAHPSERAKATATDAPLDRISMSNHERDVEIGAFQAERGILQRIRFNVVVEVRSQAESAEDDVDRILSYDRIVEAIDAELAQGRVNLLETLSVRIAERVLSHPLAARCFVRIEKLDRGPYVLGVEIMREAEANQRLSLLADDGPHPLIVYLANDAIARPDLAQLLDHLEQAGAPVILCVGSTGLAQPQARHGLPQRRIDLLDMEKNAWVLASCDDRCVVVDSRTELDWAMRQGQISVWAPSKLVLDSAEPPKGAKVTGEQLALWLAEQFEAQRIVYLGGHPPLKSSIPVQAWPFDVMPDL